Proteins encoded by one window of Flavobacterium sp. N502540:
- a CDS encoding methylmalonyl-CoA mutase subunit beta: protein MATTLFDDFSPISSKQWKQKIQFELDGADYNQTVIWNSPEDIQVKPFYHIDEFTKAATVKTQASNFKICQNIFVYDIDKSIQRAINTLERGAESLRFTIEDKTIDVQKLLETLPLENRIVYFNLNFISIDFVKLLDQISIQKKATFYCNTDPIGQLAREGNWFSTADKNNFETLEKISKATTNISFLSIDSGLYQNAGATITQQIAYSLAHANEYLNRFPNALKPILFEVSVGTNYFFEIAKLRALRMLFKLIAAEYNPDLECHLLVTPTKRNKTIYDYNVNMLRTTTECMSAILGGADAVANLPYDSLYHKDNEFGDRIARNQLLILKHESYFDKVDNPADGSYYIESLTMQLAEKSLTLFKDIEANGGFLKLLNDGTIKKKIQESAAKEQELFDSKKEILLGTNKHPNKEDKMKHDLELFPFVKIKPRKTLITPIIEKRLAEKLEQERLELE from the coding sequence ATGGCCACTACCCTGTTCGACGATTTTAGTCCAATTTCATCCAAACAATGGAAACAAAAAATTCAGTTTGAATTAGATGGAGCCGATTACAACCAAACTGTAATTTGGAATTCTCCCGAAGACATTCAGGTAAAACCATTTTACCACATTGATGAATTTACAAAGGCCGCAACGGTAAAAACTCAGGCATCCAACTTTAAAATTTGCCAGAACATTTTTGTTTATGATATTGATAAATCAATTCAGAGAGCCATCAATACACTCGAAAGAGGCGCTGAAAGCCTGCGTTTCACAATTGAAGACAAAACCATTGATGTTCAAAAATTACTGGAAACACTTCCTTTAGAAAATAGAATTGTTTACTTTAATTTGAACTTTATTTCAATCGATTTCGTAAAACTATTGGATCAGATTTCAATTCAGAAGAAAGCCACTTTTTATTGCAATACTGATCCTATTGGACAATTGGCAAGAGAAGGAAACTGGTTTTCTACAGCAGATAAAAATAATTTTGAAACGCTGGAAAAAATTTCAAAAGCAACAACCAATATTTCATTTTTAAGTATCGACTCGGGTTTGTATCAAAATGCGGGTGCTACAATCACGCAGCAAATTGCTTATAGCCTGGCTCATGCCAATGAATATTTGAACCGCTTTCCGAATGCTTTAAAACCAATTCTTTTTGAAGTCTCAGTAGGAACTAATTATTTCTTTGAAATTGCTAAACTTCGTGCATTGCGCATGCTTTTCAAATTAATCGCTGCTGAATATAATCCTGACTTAGAATGTCATTTATTAGTAACTCCTACCAAACGAAATAAAACGATTTACGATTACAATGTTAACATGTTGCGTACAACCACAGAATGCATGTCGGCCATTTTAGGCGGTGCAGATGCTGTAGCCAACCTTCCTTACGATTCTTTGTATCATAAAGACAATGAATTTGGTGATCGTATTGCCCGCAATCAATTACTGATTTTAAAACACGAAAGTTACTTTGACAAGGTTGATAATCCGGCAGACGGAAGTTATTACATTGAAAGCCTGACGATGCAGCTGGCCGAAAAAAGCTTAACGCTGTTTAAAGACATTGAAGCAAATGGAGGATTCTTAAAACTTTTAAATGACGGAACGATCAAGAAGAAAATTCAGGAAAGTGCCGCAAAAGAACAGGAATTATTCGATTCTAAAAAAGAAATTCTGTTAGGCACCAACAAGCATCCGAACAAAGAAGACAAAATGAAACATGATTTAGAACTGTTTCCTTTCGTAAAAATAAAACCGAGAAAAACATTAATTACTCCAATAATAGAAAAAAGATTAGCCGAAAAACTGGAGCAGGAGCGATTGGAGCTAGAATGA